A stretch of Camelina sativa cultivar DH55 chromosome 18, Cs, whole genome shotgun sequence DNA encodes these proteins:
- the LOC104761466 gene encoding calcium-binding protein PBP1-like → MASPKSSTRPSQQDQEPTKFQDFFPTMAGKLGGDGLIEELCKGFELLMDKDKGVITFDSLRSNASTVLGLGDLTDEDVRCMINEGDFDRDGALNQMEFCVLMFRLSPELMEASRCVVTEVIEEEFSDCSHRQ, encoded by the coding sequence ATGGCATCACCCAAATCCTCAACAAGACCAAGCCAACAAGATCAAGAACCCACTAAGTTCCAAGATTTCTTCCCTACAATGGCTGGAAAACTCGGTGGAGATGGTCTAATCGAAGAGCTATGCAAAGGGTTCGAGCTTCTTATGGATAAAGACAAAGGAGTCATCACGTTCGACAGCTTACGAAGTAACGCATCCACGGTTCTTGGACTTGGAGATCTAACGGACGAAGATGTTCGATGTATGATCAACGAAGGAGATTTCGATCGAGACGGTGCGTTGAATCAGATGGAGTTTTGTGTTCTCATGTTTAGACTTAGTCCTGAACTGATGGAAGCGTCACGATGTGTTGTGACGGAGGTGATTGAGGAAGAGTTTTCCGATTGTAGTCACCGGCAATGA